A segment of the Sylvia atricapilla isolate bSylAtr1 chromosome 25, bSylAtr1.pri, whole genome shotgun sequence genome:
TTGCTGCACAGCACATGATTTTGGAGCACACACCTTTGCTTATTTCTTAAATAGAAATTCTCACTGTGAATGCAGCACTTAAAATTCATTTGTGCAAAGAAACTGCACAAGAAAAAACTTGATCTTAAGCATTACTCAGTAAGATACACAGAGAACCTCATGTTTTAGGGCAGAAAACATCTGCACGATTGGGGTGCAAGAGGTGCCAGGCCTTGCCCTTTGAAACAGGTCAGATGACATTTTCTGTTCCCAGTCTCTGGCTCATGTGCTAAGCTGGGGATGAGAGGAAAGGGCTGAAGACACATGGGTTTtcacacacatatattttaataataaatttttgaGTGCATTGGGTTTTTTGGAATATCTTCTGGTTTTAGTTAGTTTTGCTATCTGACACTTGGTTCTCCTGGTGATGTCTTTAAGTATTGCTGCTTGATTGAACCTTGTTCCCTCAGAGTATTCCAAGATACTAATTTGACAAACAATCTTTATTCAAACCAGAGtttgttcagaaaaatgcaaaacctcATTATTTATAACCCAAAACTAAGTACTAGAATCGTATTGTGTCTGCCCTGTATTACATTATCTTTCATAGATGCATGAGTTCCTGGGGTAGAAATGTTATCATTCCCATTTCCTGCCCACCTGCAGGGATTCTCTCACCCAGTTCATGTGATATTGTCCATTTATGAGAAGAGCTCTCACAAATTCCTCTACTGAAGGTACAGCTGTGGTCTGTAACTTCACCACAAGAAtttaacaaaagcagaaattccagAGGCTGGCAGCTTCTGGCTTCTAGACATCTCCCAATGGGGCTTCCAGGAAAAGTCTCCTGAGAGGACTGGTACAGTCCAGAATTGCTTAGCTCAGGATGGGAGAAGGTCACTGAGGGGTGGATGCCAGAGgtttacagaagaaaatgaaaccagGTTTTCACAGgcagcactttttttcccctagaaatgCATCCTGTACTACATCCACGTGCTGGGAGCCTGCCTGACCTTCGGGGTGGGGTCCATTTACATGCTGGTTCAGACCATCCTGTCCTACCTGATGCAGCCAGAACTTCACAGCAAAGACATCTTCTGGGCCCGCCTGGCTGTGTTCCTGTGGAGCTGTTCCAGCATCCTGAGCAGTATCCTTTGCCTAGGCAGTGGCATCAAAACCCAGCAGCCTCAACAGGATTTACACCTACTTGAACTGAACCACCGCCATGTGCCCCAAGAGGCCTTTCATCCTTGATTGTACAGAATGTAGTGTGCCCTGTTCTGTATTCCAGCCTgggaatttcagagaaaatggtTAATCCCTTTAATATCCCCCCTggatattgaaaaaaaaaggtaagaggGATGGTTTCCTCCCCTTTCCTACTGCACACCAGAGactgaaaataggaaaaaataagagtTTACCCCCAAGTGGGCTCACTGAATTAAGAAATATGGAGCCAAAGGAAATTGTGCTTAAGGGATGGGTGGTTtcaatgggggaaaaaaacaggtaaGAAATTAAAGAGTGTTCCTGAGGACAGGAGTGGTGAAGTGTTACAGCTGGATACAACTGAAAAAGAAACCCAGAATGTAGCACAAGAAGAAATATACTAACAGACCATGTGGAGCAGGattgctgtgccagctgcctcTGGAACAGGGATGATGTGCTGGCACTTGCCAGAGAGACACGTCTGGAGCACATTTCAAGGGTGAGTCAGAGGGCACTTTGACCTCTCATCTCCTCCCTGCTCATCTTGCAGTTCAAAAAACAAGGTATTTCTGACTGGCATTCCCTACCAGCTTCCATCAGCATCAGAATCCATCACCCCCTTTAACTCTGAATTCCAAGTGCTGGAAGCAACTGTGGGGTTTATagagagaaacacagaatggtttgCATTGAAAGTACCTTCTAGTCCTGCCCTCTTGCAGTGGGAATCCATTCCCATTTAtccatatatttatatacaaatGTGGGCAAATCCACCCAGAAATAGAggcctttttcctctcttgaaTCAGTGAAACAGTCAGGAAACTGCAGTTTCCCTGCTCACCACAATGGACTTGAAGGTtggatttaaaaatcagtttttgttGTCAAACGGGACAACACCAAACCTGAATTTCAGAGACACAAGTTGCAAAACCCGTTGCTTAAATGCTGTCCCATCTGCAGCTTTATCCAGGTGTGGAGTCCCTACAGCCCCTCAACATAATACCCAGGGTCTGGCCTTGGCAGGACAGGCCATAGTTACCTGCCCAGCCTGAGAGAGGGGATTCCCAATGGTGCTCTGTAGATGATGGTTCACCCCGGTCTCCCCCTCCCCAGTGCCCCTGGCGCTTggtttctccttccctctgtgtCTCTGTTGGCTGTGGGACGCGGTGACCGGTCCTGTCCTCCCGATGGGATGCTGACCTTACCTGCCCTGTGCTCCGCCCCAAAAACTCCAGGTCATTGGCTGCTGAGCCTCATACCTGAGACCGGCacctgctcagcccctctggcTCTGGGTTTCCCTTCAGCTCCTGGTAATAAACCTGCTGGAACTGATCTAGTGCCAAggccttctgcctctcttggCTGAGCTAGCCACAGGGcgtgtgtggatgtgtgagcTTGACACCTGGGTTTCCTCAAGAGGCCTTTCCACTGGAGAGGCTCACTGGGGTCTAGGCTCCAACTCCACTCTTAAACAACATGATGTCACATCCAGGCCACTGATTTAATCCCCACCAATCCCACTTATTTCCAGGCTGGCAGCCAGTACCAACACTGAACTATATGTCCCATTTCCCAAGGTTGGAGCATCTCGCTGggctcccatccctgctgctccaggattATAGAATCTGTAGGAgtcacaggagcagggacagaggggcaCAGGCTTGTTATCCATCATGAAGGATCCTCACCTGCTGAGGGGTCTTGGTAGACAGCAAGGAAATCGTCCAAGAAACTTGGAGAATTGCTGTATTTAACAGAAATTTTTGGTATTAGCAAACAAGATTTTCAGCTTTGAATAGGGAGGAACCAAACTGGGGAAGAACTAAAATATGTTCTATGAACAATATGATCTGTTGCAAGTTACATTCCTCTTACAGATGCCAAAAGCCCACAGAGCTCAAATCTGTAAGGGTTTTTGTGCCAATGTAGTCTAACCAAAATTATGAGGAAGTTGTAGAAATAATGATGTATTCATATATAGCAatgaaaggggaagaaaagggaaattattgTTCTAAATTAACAGCTCATAATGTAATAAGGGAAAGATGAGGAAAGGGAGAAGTCTGTGGTCTTGGGTTTAGTGACTGTAACAGGTACTGgaagacagaaggaaatgtattttttgttagCTCTGGGGTCACAGCAGTGCccatcccctgtgctggcactgctggggcacttccagtcctggggacagctctgggccctgAGGGGCTAGAGCATGTCCAGGAAAGGGAAcggagctggagaagggtctggagcatctggagcagctgagggagctgggaaaggagctcaGCCTGAAGAGAAGAAAGCTAAGGGGGGATCTTCTGGCTCTGgacaactccctgacaggaggggacagccaggatggggttgtgctctgctgccagtgAGCAAGGGctaggaaaagaggaaatggcctcaagctgtgccaggggaggttcaggttggatatcggggaaaatttcttcctagaaagggtggtcaggctCTGGCTCAaatgcccagggcagtggtggagtcaccattcctggagagatttaaaagtggatgtggcacttaaaGGACATGGGTTTATGGTGGCCTTGGCCTTGGGGAACAATTGGACTCAACCTCAGAGGACTTTTCCAAACTAAACAATTCTCTGAATCTATGAAAATACTCTTGGTCCTGTAGTGGAGTGTAACAGCAAAactgccagcccagagcaagGCATTTGATGACCCACTGTAATGAGCAGGGGGAGGGGATGtgaaacagttatttttatatcacAATGACTAAATTCTTTCCCCTGCAACAGGAACTCAGGCAGATAAAAAAACAGCCTAGAGCTGTCCAGTTCAGTTAGCAGAAAATTGGGTGTCTATGGTCCAGTCAGTAACCAGAGCTCCTAAACCACTCATGACCATTTTTAATAAGCTTTGGAAGGCTGGCCATGATTTTGCCAGGATTTTCATCCTTGTTCACCacaaaaattaatctttcaCATTAGGAGGCTCTTGATGTTTAATCTCATTAACCACTGAAGAAGTTAATATCTTAATCCTATGAAAATCAGGTTGTCTATAAATTAATGATCTGAGTTTCATTTGTAGTGTTGCAGGAGCACTTTTTTGGGTACCTTCCGTGTCTAAGATGTTGAAAAAGTGACATCAAACACTCCAGAAAGATCCAGGTCTTGGACTAAATGGGGATCATTGTCACATAGGGTGAAATCCAAAGCACTTCTCAAACCTTGACTAAGAGGGAAACGGAAAAGCCAAAAATCCTCTTTGTTGCAGGTGATACAGCATTCCAACCTGTGGCCCATAGCAGGCATTCAAGGTGGTTGAGACATTGAAAAGCCATCAGAGAAAGAGACCTAGACTCTTATTAGGGTGGGAAATAccagtaaaattaaattaaaatgctcaGCAGAGTGCTCATATCTGATCATAGCTTAAATACTTCCATGAGTGAGCTGTGTTTGATCAGAGAGGCGAgaggcagcacacagagaacagaagtAATGGATTTAGGTTCAAATTAACCTTTTCACATGACAGTAACCGGTGGGTTGGGACAAGCTGTGGGTTGAAGGGCACAATGTGAACAGTCCATGGCACTATTCTGGCTCCTCAGGCTGAGACCTCACAGCCTCAGCTCGACAGAATCTGCAAGTTCCATGTTCCTCATTCTTGGCCTTGAATCTTCCTTAACCTCTTCCCTCAGTGTTTGTGTCTTCAGTTGTGTTGTACAGTGGCCTGTATGGACAGAACCTGGTGCAGAAGCTGCACTGGGACTACCAGGAAAGAGTAAGTGGTTGAAGGGGGATGAATGGAGACCAAATCCAGCTGGATTTGGAGGGGCAGGTGAAAACTTCTTGCAGCTCACAACACAGTctggggtgggagaggagagagctgtgccagccaaACCAGCTGGCAGCATCTTGAAATTGTGGGATCCTAGACTGGGgtgggttgggagggaccttaaggcccatccagtcccagcccctactatgggcagagacacctcccactatcccaggttgctccaagccctgtccaacctggccttggacttCAGGGATGGGtaagccacagctgctctgggcaagcTGTGCCAGCATTTGCTGAAGTTCTGATCTCACAAAACTGTTGGATCTTCAAGTGTAACTCTAGATTTATTCTTCCTGCATCTTGAGGAGGGCCTTGAACCTCTCTGCTGTTTGTTAGTTGAGCTCTGGGTTGAGCCTTCAGGTTTTGCAGGTGGGTATTAAATTCCAAGTGGGCATCATCCCAGTTGGAGCAGGTGTTTTCCTGGTCATTCTCATTCTTCAGCACTTCATTCCTGGGGATTCCAGATACAATAAGGGATTTTGGTCACCAGTGGGAATACCTGTAGATGCAAGATCTCACATGGGATGTCACAAGTCACAAGCCATCCTTGTGCCACTGCAGGTCCAGAGCAGCTCTCACAcgaattttttcctctctgtaacACAGGGCTACACCCCCCACATCATCAGCACCGTCTCTGAGTGGTCACTGGCATTCTCCTTCCTCAGCTTCTTCCTCACCTACATCCGTGACTTCCAGGTAAAGTTAATGTTCCCTGTTTCTGAATAGCCCAGTGGAGTGCAGCAGGGAAACCTTAGATTTTAtgggatcatggaatcattttGGTTGGAGAAGACCTTTGAGGTGATGgagtccagccattaacccagcatGGATCAGTCACCAGGGCTGGAGACCCATGAGCAGCTCTAAGTGTCCCCTACAGAGTCTATGTTACCTGCTGTTACCTGTCTGTGGTACCCCTGTTGTGTTACCACAGCTCAGCATCAGGCTGGATTTAACTGGCCTTGATTGGCCCCACTTCCAAACCTGTCACAGCCACAGGGTCCTTCCTCCAGGACAAGGCAAATGACGGAGCCAGTCCAGCGCACAGCTAGGAGCAAGGCACATGGTTCTGAGCTGATCTGTTGGTGTTTCCAAAAATCTTTGGTGTTTCCTCAAGCCACTGAACCTCCCAGTGCCAAGGCAGTGAGGGAACCACTCATGGGGACTCCCTTTGCTTTCCCTTCACAGAAAATCTCCCTGCGGGCCGTGGTCAGCCTGCAGGGCCAGACTCTGCACGAGAGCCCAGGGAGCttcagggcagaggagcaggcactGCTCGTAGCAGGGAGCATCTGATGGATGGAGAGAACTCAGGAATCTAATAGCAATAGCAGCTGTTATTTctaagcatttattttatataaaaaagtaTTAAGTGATTGTCCTGTACTTGACGTCAAGGGCTTTGCTATTAACCCACAGCAATGCAAATGTTACCAGTACTGTGAATAAGTctgtgacatttctactttttccAATGTCATGAAGGATTAAATTAAGGTTATTAATGAGTTGTGTCTCGTCGTCTCTTCCTCCACACCCAGTTTGACCTCCCTGACCCTCCTCTCTCCATTGCTCCTCAGGCCAAATCCTTTTGGATGGCAGAGCCTCCAGCCTCACCTCTGCTCACCTTGGGCCCAGGGGGCTGATTCCATGCCCTGCTCTTTGGGCCAGATGGGATGGACCCCAATGCCACTCCGTCCTTTGAGCAGCTCATAGGGAAAAACTTTTTCACACCAGAGCCTGCTCTGGAAGTCAAGAGGCAGCTGAGCAGTTCCTTCCTGATGGAagggcagccctgtgctggctctggagaGGAGTGACAGGGAGCAGCATGAACCACACCAGAATGGAAGGGTTtgacttggaagggaccctaaagccattccaccccctgccatgcgcaaggacaccttccattagaccagtTTGTTCCAGGCCCTGTCCAATGTGgccttccctctcccccctGGCAGTTGTTGGAGCTGACGAGCAGGTTGACCCAGGAATTCTCATGCCAAGCATCCCTGTTGCACGGGTGGAAGAGTTGGACAAGGCAGCCCATGTCCCTCCTTGGAAGGGAACACCTTCCAAGCCAAAAGCTGTTTCTTAAACACCCGAGAGTGCACCCCCTGTTCTCGTGTCCTTGACATCCCTTGTGCTCCCCGAAAGCCTCCGACCTAAGCCAGCTGCTCCTTTCTCTAGCTACTTCCATCAGCTCCCAGAGTGCTGACAGCCCTTATCCCAACCCTGTGGAGTGTCTGTGTGCTCCAGAGCTCAAGCTCCATGAGCCTCTAAGTGCCAGACACACCAGCTGGTTCCAGGATCAATCCATAGGGACAACATCCCGCACTCCAGTCATGCCCAGACCAAGCCAGAAGCCTTAAAACAAGTATCTCAATTTCAACCAAAGTACAGCAGATTAGGGGGATATTTGATTGCACACAGACCTACCAAGTACTTCCACAGCTGCCTCTGAGCCCTACTTGGCAGGAATAGCTCATCTCCCTTCCCAAGTTAGTTCTCAAGGCTTGTACACGAGCTCCAGCACATTTCCTCCCACACCAGAATCTCTTACTATGGCATCTTCCATTCCTGGAGGAGCAGGCAAAGCACCAGGAGAGAAATTAATCTAAGCTGGAGGCCTCCTGGAAACCCCAGCAGTTCCCTGAGTAGCTTTTATCTCGGATTTAAATGGGATGTCTTCATCCCTGTAACTGCATTTCCAGCCTGGTTCAGCCAGACTTCAGACAATGCACATGGTGGAAACAACATTTGGGGCCAAATGATGCATTACTACTGAGGGCAGTGGGGTGAGAAGACAAGTGGATGTGATTTATACAGAGTCACAGAGAACCCTGGCCATCATGGCCTGGGAAGGTTTCTCAAGTATTGTAATATTACCTGCTGATGAATCCTTAGGgatcccagctgctctggagagctACACACTTGGCATACACTTCCTAAGCAGGGAATAGGTAAACCTCAGTTTCTGATTAACTGTTCCAATGTAGAAAATGTGATGTTTCAGCAGAGAGAATCCTTTACCTCCCTCAAGGCTCATTAGACAAATGGTTTAAGCAAGAGATTGTCCCAACAGTGATGGGATCCTtgtggagaaggagagagagctCTTTGCCTGGTATGatgggagaagaagaaaaaaccccaaatgattCATTCATGTATTCCTCAAGAAGGCTCTAGAAGGTATCTGCCTGCTCACAGGGCTTTCCTCACCTCTCCTTCACTGCTTTCTCCATGGATACCTGTGAAACATGGAGAGATTGATCCTAACAGACATCCAACTTGCTGCTCCCAGAagcaattcctgccccagagagCAGGAGTTTCTCTGTAACTTAATGTCACTGTGGATGAGCCAGCCAGGGCAGACTgaagtttaggttggacattaggaaatatttcttccccAAAAGGGTTGTCCaaccctggcacagctgcccacaATAATGGAGTCACCAGTCCTGGAgggattttaaaaaactgtggatgtggcacttggatGGTGGCTACTGGAGAACAGATGGGTTCCATGATtgcagagggcttttccaacacCAAAGATTCTGATTTTACTGCCCAAACCAGTACACTCCTGGGTTTACAGTGAAACCCCCCAAAGCCCTCTCAGGGCTCCCccaccagcccagcaccacATGCTGGGACTCCTGCTCATCTGCAGATCCATGGAAGTTCAGCCTCATAGCATCCAATTCTTCTCTGTTTAACAACCTCCTCAATGCCAGGAaaacccttttcctgctctctcacTCTTTGCCAAAAgacagggaggagcagcaccGAGGAGAAGCTCCcggctctgagctgctccagagtTACACACCCCCAGGGAATCCCTGCCTTTTTCTGCAGCCCCACCAACAGAGTCATTATCCAGGGTCTGGGTCACCTCCCATAGAATCATCATGGTTAGAAAAGATCTTCAAGATCATCCATCCAAGTCCATCCCACACTGCCAATGTAGCCCCATAAACCATATATCACATCGCCCATTGAGATCCACACACCCTTTAAACAACTCCAGGGATGGTCCCTCCACCACTCCCTGGACAGCCCCTTACAATGCCTGACCAGCCGGGCACTGAGCAGACTTACAGGGTCCCTTAATATACCTGAAttgccctgagcagcctcctgGGACCACCTCACATACTCATGGCAAATGAGCTCCACATGAGCCCAAGCTTGAGCATC
Coding sequences within it:
- the DRAM2 gene encoding DNA damage-regulated autophagy modulator protein 2 — its product is MWWFQQGLSFLPAALVVWSAASFVFSYITAIVLHHVDPLVPYISDTGTIPPERCLFGIMLNVSTFLGIATMYVRYKQVFALSPEKLNILRLNKLGLVLGWMSCFGLCIIANFQKCILYYIHVLGACLTFGVGSIYMLVQTILSYLMQPELHSKDIFWARLAVFLWSCSSILSMFVSSVVLYSGLYGQNLVQKLHWDYQERGYTPHIISTVSEWSLAFSFLSFFLTYIRDFQKISLRAVVSLQGQTLHESPGSFRAEEQALLVAGSI